In Hwangdonia lutea, a single window of DNA contains:
- a CDS encoding NAD(P)/FAD-dependent oxidoreductase — protein MEHIVIIGNGISGVTAARHIRKLSDTETSSAQAKKITIVSAETDYFFSRTALMYVYMGHMKFEHTQPYENWFWKKNDINLKKGYVKTVETKSKTLLFADGDTLKYDKLIIATGSKPNKFGWPGQDLNGVMGMYHKQDLDNLEKYAPNNKICKHAVIVGGGLIGIELAEMLHSRHIPVTFLVRESSFWDMVLPKAESDMINREIQKNGIDLRLGVSLKQIKADENGQVKSVIIEETGEEIECNVVGLTAGVSPNIDFLKASDIETNRGVKVNRFLETNIPDVYAIGDCAEQHEGIDNRPPIEAVWYTSRMMGETVAQTICGNRIAYKPGHWFNSAKFFDIEYQTYGWVWAQTKENEARFYWEHADGNKCIHINYNKNTREFIGINTLGIRMRHEFFDKVLTEKRSVDYVLEHLADANFDPEFYKLHEPDIVSKFNQENNTNIQLKKKSWTRIFSA, from the coding sequence ATGGAGCATATTGTTATAATAGGAAATGGTATTTCGGGTGTTACGGCTGCGCGACACATTAGAAAACTCTCCGATACTGAAACAAGTTCAGCACAGGCTAAAAAAATCACCATTGTATCTGCCGAAACCGATTATTTTTTTTCTCGAACCGCGCTCATGTACGTGTATATGGGACACATGAAGTTCGAGCACACACAACCTTACGAAAATTGGTTTTGGAAAAAGAATGACATCAACCTTAAAAAAGGCTATGTAAAAACGGTTGAAACCAAATCTAAAACATTGCTTTTTGCTGATGGCGACACTCTAAAATACGACAAACTTATTATTGCCACAGGTAGTAAACCCAATAAATTTGGATGGCCGGGGCAAGATTTAAATGGCGTTATGGGCATGTACCACAAACAAGATTTAGATAATCTTGAAAAATACGCACCCAATAACAAAATATGTAAACATGCCGTAATTGTTGGTGGCGGATTAATAGGTATTGAGCTTGCTGAAATGTTGCACTCGCGACATATTCCAGTAACTTTTTTAGTACGAGAATCTAGTTTTTGGGATATGGTTTTACCCAAAGCCGAAAGCGACATGATTAACCGCGAAATACAAAAAAACGGCATCGATTTACGATTAGGCGTGAGCTTAAAGCAAATTAAAGCCGATGAAAACGGACAAGTAAAATCGGTAATTATTGAAGAAACCGGCGAGGAAATTGAATGTAACGTGGTGGGTTTGACTGCGGGTGTTTCGCCAAATATCGATTTTTTAAAAGCGTCGGATATTGAAACGAATCGCGGTGTAAAAGTAAATCGGTTTTTAGAAACAAATATTCCCGATGTTTATGCCATTGGCGATTGCGCCGAACAACACGAAGGTATTGATAACCGTCCACCAATTGAGGCAGTATGGTACACCAGCCGCATGATGGGAGAAACCGTAGCACAAACCATTTGCGGTAACCGCATAGCGTATAAACCCGGGCATTGGTTTAATTCGGCTAAGTTTTTTGATATTGAATATCAAACCTACGGTTGGGTTTGGGCGCAAACAAAAGAAAACGAAGCCCGATTTTATTGGGAACATGCTGATGGCAACAAATGCATTCACATCAATTACAATAAAAATACCCGTGAGTTTATTGGAATTAATACTTTGGGCATTAGAATGCGACACGAGTTTTTTGATAAGGTTTTAACCGAAAAACGTTCGGTCGATTATGTGTTAGAACATTTAGCCGATGCTAATTTCGACCCTGAGTTTTATAAGCTTCACGAACCCGACATCGTTTCAAAATTCAACCAAGAAAACAATACGAACATTCAACTGAAAAAGAAAAGTTGGACACGTATTTTTAGTGCTTAG
- a CDS encoding transporter, producing MKKAIACLIFSAIAYTGFSQEKDDQKSNIQTYTPSKLLKKGQWDIKFFNNLYTQTKVANSNGDVSKNEPRETYFTSTIDVFTGVSENSKLNVGLLIEIRSNVVGNRKALDVFKFDGETDTARSGITSIAPAIKFNPFKNVSNFTVQTAFHIPLVDNETENNVFLDQTAYTFQNRFFYDYTFPSGDWQLFTELNTEYNFGEKTSFADKTIVLAPGVFLSYFPNQSFTILGFAQHLQRVGDFKQDYTALGFGGKYQLSKTLNLEVLYSNFVRGNTTGLGQSFNVGLRALF from the coding sequence ATGAAAAAAGCAATAGCGTGCCTCATATTTTCAGCGATAGCATATACCGGGTTTTCACAAGAAAAAGACGACCAAAAAAGTAATATCCAAACCTATACACCATCAAAACTTTTGAAAAAAGGCCAATGGGACATTAAGTTTTTTAACAACTTATATACCCAAACCAAAGTGGCAAACAGCAATGGCGATGTTTCAAAAAATGAGCCTAGGGAAACGTATTTCACATCAACCATTGATGTTTTTACCGGTGTCTCAGAAAATAGTAAATTGAACGTAGGTTTGCTCATTGAAATACGCTCCAACGTCGTTGGAAACCGAAAAGCGCTCGATGTTTTTAAATTTGACGGAGAAACAGATACAGCACGTTCGGGCATAACTTCTATCGCGCCCGCTATAAAATTCAACCCGTTTAAAAATGTGAGTAACTTTACGGTGCAAACAGCATTTCATATCCCTTTGGTAGATAACGAAACCGAAAACAACGTGTTTTTAGACCAAACCGCTTATACATTTCAAAATCGGTTTTTCTATGATTATACCTTTCCAAGTGGCGATTGGCAACTGTTTACAGAGCTAAATACGGAGTATAATTTTGGAGAGAAAACCAGTTTTGCCGATAAAACAATTGTGCTGGCTCCCGGTGTGTTTTTAAGTTATTTTCCCAATCAATCTTTTACCATCTTGGGGTTTGCGCAACACTTGCAACGTGTTGGCGATTTTAAACAAGATTACACGGCATTGGGTTTTGGTGGCAAATATCAACTATCAAAAACTTTAAATTTAGAAGTACTTTACAGTAATTTTGTAAGAGGCAATACTACGGGTTTAGGGCAGTCATTTAATGTTGGCTTAAGGGCATTATTTTAA
- the rlmN gene encoding 23S rRNA (adenine(2503)-C(2))-methyltransferase RlmN, whose protein sequence is MTAKKKDIRALTKEQLRAFFVKQGDKAFRGNQVYEWLWQKSAHHFEDMTNISKETRQMLEDHFVINHIKVDNMQRSNDGTVKNAVRLHDGLIVESVLIPTATRTTACVSSQVGCSLDCKFCATARLKRMRNLNPDEIYDQVVAIDNQSRLYHNRPLSNIVFMGMGEPLMNYNNVIKAIDKITSPEGLGMSPKRITVSTSGVPKMIKKMADDDVKFNLAVSLHSAIDDVRTSIMPFNETFPLKDLKESLEYWYEKTKRKISYEYVVWKGINDSQKDIDAFVKFCKYVPCKVNIIEYNPIDDGHFQQATNEALENYINTLEKNRIVVNVRRSRGKDIDAACGQLANKS, encoded by the coding sequence ATGACGGCGAAGAAAAAAGACATACGCGCATTAACCAAAGAGCAATTAAGGGCATTCTTTGTAAAACAAGGCGATAAAGCATTTAGGGGCAATCAAGTTTACGAATGGCTTTGGCAGAAATCGGCACACCATTTTGAGGACATGACCAACATATCAAAAGAAACCCGCCAAATGCTCGAAGACCATTTTGTTATCAACCACATTAAAGTCGATAACATGCAGCGCAGTAACGATGGTACGGTTAAAAACGCGGTGCGCTTGCACGATGGTTTAATTGTTGAGTCGGTTTTAATTCCCACCGCAACACGTACAACAGCCTGTGTGTCCAGTCAAGTTGGCTGTAGTTTAGACTGTAAATTTTGCGCAACGGCACGATTAAAACGGATGCGTAATTTAAACCCCGACGAAATTTACGACCAAGTGGTTGCCATCGATAATCAAAGTAGATTATATCACAATCGGCCTCTAAGCAATATTGTATTTATGGGCATGGGCGAACCTCTTATGAATTACAACAACGTAATTAAAGCCATCGATAAAATCACCTCACCCGAAGGTTTGGGCATGTCGCCAAAACGCATTACGGTGTCAACTTCTGGGGTTCCAAAAATGATAAAAAAAATGGCCGACGACGATGTTAAATTTAATTTAGCCGTGTCGTTGCATTCTGCTATCGATGATGTTCGAACCTCCATCATGCCTTTTAATGAAACCTTCCCTTTAAAGGATTTAAAAGAATCTTTAGAATATTGGTACGAAAAAACAAAACGTAAAATAAGTTACGAGTATGTCGTGTGGAAAGGCATAAACGATTCTCAAAAAGATATTGATGCCTTTGTTAAGTTCTGTAAATATGTACCCTGTAAAGTTAATATCATAGAATACAATCCTATTGACGACGGCCATTTTCAACAAGCTACAAACGAGGCTTTAGAAAACTACATTAACACTTTAGAAAAAAACAGAATTGTGGTTAATGTACGCCGAAGCCGAGGAAAAGATATTGATGCGGCATGTGGACAATTAGCAAATAAAAGTTAA
- a CDS encoding metallophosphoesterase family protein, which produces MRTFAIGDIHGGLKALIQLLNKMEIKDEDRLIFMGDYVDGWSESAQTIQFLIELSQKINCIFIKGNHDVWCENWLRGEHVPPVWYIHGGKETMDSYAGFSEDKKKKHLAFFESMPLYYIDSENRLFIHAGFTSMHGVEKEVFKENFYFDRTLWEMALTMDNRIEKDSALYPNRLKHYSEIFIGHTPTINFNVNVPMQAANIWNIDTGAAFTGKLSGMNIDTKVFFQSDNLPALYPNEKGRNKN; this is translated from the coding sequence ATGCGAACATTTGCAATAGGCGATATTCACGGTGGTTTAAAAGCCTTAATTCAGCTATTAAATAAAATGGAAATTAAAGATGAAGACAGGCTTATTTTTATGGGCGATTATGTTGACGGCTGGAGCGAATCTGCGCAAACTATTCAGTTTTTAATAGAATTATCTCAAAAAATAAATTGCATTTTTATAAAAGGAAACCACGATGTTTGGTGCGAAAACTGGTTGCGAGGAGAGCATGTGCCACCCGTGTGGTATATACATGGTGGAAAAGAAACGATGGATAGTTATGCCGGTTTTTCAGAAGATAAAAAAAAGAAACATTTAGCCTTTTTTGAAAGTATGCCGCTTTATTATATCGACAGTGAAAATAGATTATTCATTCACGCCGGATTTACATCCATGCACGGTGTGGAAAAAGAGGTATTTAAAGAAAATTTCTATTTCGATAGAACGCTTTGGGAAATGGCTTTAACCATGGATAATCGCATTGAAAAAGATTCAGCCTTATACCCAAACCGATTGAAGCATTACAGCGAAATTTTTATTGGGCACACCCCCACCATAAATTTTAATGTAAACGTGCCCATGCAAGCCGCAAATATTTGGAATATCGATACGGGTGCTGCATTTACTGGGAAATTATCCGGAATGAATATCGATACAAAAGTGTTTTTTCAGAGTGATAATTTACCTGCTTTATACCCCAATGAAAAGGGTAGGAACAAGAATTAA
- a CDS encoding glycosyltransferase family 2 protein, with amino-acid sequence MTHIKVIIPAFNEANSITHVIHDIPNIVDEIIVVSNNSTDDTEINAKKAGATVLTEPRKGYGYACLKGMQHIANQNTKPDIVVFLDGDYSDYPEELTKIVAPIINDDIDFVIGARVKRLREQGAMTLPQIFGNWLATTLMSLFFGAKFTDLGPFRAIKYDKLLGLNMEDKTYGWTVEMQLKALKQKLTYTEIPVNYRNRIGVSKVSGTLKGAIFAGFKILGWIFKYSIKK; translated from the coding sequence ATGACACATATTAAAGTCATCATTCCCGCATTCAACGAAGCAAATTCCATCACACACGTTATTCATGATATTCCCAATATAGTTGATGAAATTATTGTGGTTAGCAACAACTCTACCGACGATACCGAAATTAACGCTAAAAAAGCTGGGGCAACCGTTTTAACCGAACCTCGAAAAGGCTACGGATATGCCTGTTTAAAAGGCATGCAGCATATTGCAAATCAAAATACTAAACCAGACATCGTTGTGTTTTTAGATGGCGATTACAGCGATTATCCCGAAGAATTAACAAAAATTGTAGCGCCAATTATTAATGATGACATAGATTTTGTAATCGGTGCCCGTGTAAAACGACTTAGAGAACAGGGCGCTATGACGTTGCCCCAAATTTTCGGAAATTGGTTGGCAACCACATTAATGTCTTTATTTTTTGGAGCAAAATTCACCGATTTGGGTCCGTTTAGAGCTATTAAATACGATAAACTATTGGGCCTAAATATGGAAGATAAAACCTATGGCTGGACGGTAGAAATGCAATTAAAAGCTTTAAAACAAAAACTAACATACACCGAAATACCGGTGAATTACAGAAACCGAATTGGCGTCTCAAAAGTTTCCGGAACCCTAAAAGGTGCTATATTTGCAGGCTTTAAAATATTAGGTTGGATTTTTAAATACAGTATTAAAAAATGA
- a CDS encoding POTRA domain-containing protein has protein sequence MSKVLTIVFLSFFTVSLFSQNNTVDDLKIQGNKKLKSSFIKKISSVKTGEKLDSLVIEQDIKRLKRLPSVSHAYYQVFHSEANQYNVFYNIVENFTLIPSANIYTTNNDEFAYRLGLHEFNLLGRNIGFGGFYQKDIYSSFAINFRAPYLFSKSLGLAVNYQDLTTQEPVFFDGTTADYKYNNQSLEILGLYEYNFNNNFELGINYFVEDYVYKSGATNPNVPQQLNVHKWLLKSIYEYNNLDYFYQYVSGVKNQFNFQYVTSTNDMLPEFFIAWNDFFYFKRFGARSNWANRLRLGLSKNDKTPFAPFSVDNNLNVRGVGNTIDRGTGVIVLNTEFRYTIYEKNWFVLQGNAFVDAGSWRNPGGDFGDFSKAENIKVYPGLGLRFIHKKIYNAIFRIDYGHGISKNATKGLVFGIGQYF, from the coding sequence ATGAGTAAAGTACTAACCATTGTATTTTTAAGCTTTTTTACTGTGAGTTTGTTTTCGCAGAATAATACGGTGGACGATTTAAAAATACAGGGTAATAAAAAACTAAAATCGTCTTTCATTAAAAAAATTTCATCTGTTAAAACTGGTGAAAAACTGGATTCCTTGGTTATCGAACAAGACATAAAACGCTTAAAACGTTTGCCATCGGTGTCTCATGCCTATTATCAGGTGTTTCATTCCGAAGCCAATCAATATAATGTGTTTTATAATATTGTAGAGAACTTCACGTTAATTCCATCGGCTAATATTTACACCACAAATAACGATGAGTTTGCCTATCGTTTGGGGCTACACGAATTTAATTTATTGGGAAGAAATATTGGTTTTGGTGGGTTTTATCAAAAGGATATTTACAGCAGTTTCGCTATAAATTTTAGAGCGCCCTATTTGTTTTCCAAAAGCCTAGGATTAGCTGTGAACTATCAAGATTTAACAACCCAAGAGCCCGTTTTTTTCGATGGCACAACGGCCGATTATAAATACAACAACCAATCTTTGGAAATTTTAGGATTGTACGAATATAATTTTAATAATAATTTTGAACTCGGAATAAACTATTTTGTTGAAGATTATGTCTATAAATCTGGCGCTACAAACCCTAATGTGCCGCAGCAATTAAATGTGCACAAATGGTTGTTGAAAAGTATTTACGAGTACAATAATCTAGATTATTTTTACCAATATGTGTCTGGTGTAAAAAATCAATTTAACTTTCAATATGTTACATCAACCAACGATATGTTACCCGAATTTTTTATCGCTTGGAATGATTTTTTCTATTTTAAACGTTTTGGTGCGCGTAGCAATTGGGCAAACCGATTACGATTGGGCTTATCAAAAAACGATAAAACGCCATTCGCACCTTTTTCGGTAGATAATAATTTAAATGTTCGAGGCGTTGGCAATACCATCGACAGAGGCACGGGCGTTATTGTTTTAAACACCGAATTCCGTTATACCATTTACGAAAAAAATTGGTTTGTTTTACAAGGCAATGCTTTTGTTGACGCTGGTTCTTGGCGAAACCCGGGAGGCGATTTCGGCGATTTTAGTAAAGCCGAAAATATCAAGGTATATCCGGGATTGGGGCTTCGTTTTATCCATAAAAAAATATACAATGCCATTTTTAGAATTGATTACGGACATGGCATAAGCAAAAACGCAACTAAAGGTTTGGTGTTTGGCATTGGGCAATATTTTTAA
- a CDS encoding DUF547 domain-containing protein: MKKHHIILVIILVSIKGFSQDVNGFFVKADAFFNSYVNDGKVAYSKIQNNQSGLNELMKMAETVSVSKEDAEVYQAFWINAYNLSVIKGIIDNYPTNSPLDNAGFFDKTTYRLAGKNITLNDIEHKLLRAQFNDARFHFVLVCGAVGCPPLINKAYMPNTLDAQMETQTKKAINGNFIRVNTKKKRVQASQIMEWYKADFTMDGTTEINFINQYRTEKLEGKYKLSYFQYDWRINKQ, from the coding sequence ATGAAAAAACACCATATCATTTTAGTAATTATTTTAGTGAGTATTAAAGGATTTTCGCAAGATGTGAATGGTTTTTTTGTTAAAGCTGATGCTTTTTTTAATAGCTATGTTAATGATGGGAAAGTGGCGTATTCAAAAATTCAAAACAATCAAAGTGGTTTAAATGAATTGATGAAAATGGCCGAAACTGTGTCGGTTTCAAAAGAAGATGCAGAGGTCTATCAAGCTTTTTGGATTAATGCTTATAACCTGTCCGTTATAAAAGGCATCATTGATAATTATCCAACAAATTCACCCTTGGACAATGCTGGTTTTTTTGATAAAACAACGTATCGTTTAGCAGGAAAAAACATCACATTAAATGATATTGAGCACAAACTATTACGCGCTCAATTTAACGATGCGCGCTTTCACTTTGTGTTGGTTTGTGGTGCTGTTGGTTGTCCGCCATTAATTAATAAAGCCTATATGCCAAATACCTTGGATGCCCAAATGGAAACGCAAACTAAAAAAGCCATAAACGGTAATTTTATACGAGTGAACACCAAAAAGAAGCGCGTTCAAGCATCGCAAATTATGGAATGGTATAAAGCAGATTTTACAATGGATGGTACAACGGAAATCAATTTTATAAACCAATACCGAACTGAAAAGTTAGAAGGCAAGTACAAACTGAGTTATTTTCAATACGATTGGAGAATCAATAAACAGTAA
- a CDS encoding glycoside hydrolase family 113, which translates to MQLFKLLIVFFALNFQSCTSQPEKINGVSFVASRESIDKTHVKPVINVNANYAAIMPFGFIRNLEHPEIVFNTKRQWFGETKAGAKQYIEVLKRKHIKIMIKPQIWIWHGEFTGYLEMVSEADWKTLENSYSKFILEYAQLAKEVHAEIFCIGTELERFIENRPDYWRNLIAEIKTIYKGKLTYAANWDEFKRTPFWDELDFIGIDAYFPVSASKTPTVAEAAEGWKMHKPVIEQVSNTYNKPILYTEFGYRSVDYSGKEPWKSDRNKGHVNLEAQSNTTKALLETFWNEDWFAGGFIWKWFVNHDEVGGVNNNMFTPQNKPVEAILRKHYSNFK; encoded by the coding sequence ATGCAACTATTTAAACTCCTAATTGTTTTTTTTGCCCTAAATTTTCAGTCTTGCACAAGTCAACCTGAAAAAATTAACGGTGTAAGCTTTGTAGCCTCACGAGAGTCGATTGATAAAACTCATGTGAAACCTGTTATAAACGTCAACGCGAATTATGCGGCCATTATGCCTTTTGGTTTTATAAGAAATTTGGAGCATCCAGAAATTGTGTTCAATACAAAACGACAATGGTTTGGCGAAACCAAAGCTGGAGCAAAGCAATATATTGAAGTGCTTAAACGGAAGCATATTAAAATTATGATAAAACCCCAAATTTGGATTTGGCATGGCGAGTTTACGGGGTATTTAGAAATGGTATCGGAAGCCGATTGGAAAACCTTGGAAAATTCATATTCCAAATTCATTTTAGAATATGCGCAATTAGCCAAGGAGGTTCATGCTGAAATATTTTGCATTGGTACCGAACTTGAAAGATTCATTGAAAACAGACCCGATTATTGGCGTAATTTAATTGCAGAAATAAAAACGATATACAAAGGCAAATTAACCTATGCTGCCAATTGGGATGAGTTCAAGCGTACGCCGTTTTGGGACGAATTGGATTTTATTGGTATTGATGCCTATTTTCCCGTTAGCGCTAGTAAAACACCAACGGTTGCCGAAGCTGCAGAAGGTTGGAAAATGCATAAACCTGTTATTGAACAGGTGTCAAACACTTATAATAAACCTATTTTGTATACCGAATTTGGTTATAGAAGCGTAGATTATTCTGGAAAAGAACCTTGGAAAAGCGATAGAAACAAGGGGCATGTAAATTTAGAAGCCCAAAGCAATACCACGAAAGCGCTGTTGGAAACCTTTTGGAATGAAGACTGGTTTGCTGGCGGTTTTATTTGGAAATGGTTTGTTAATCACGATGAGGTTGGTGGCGTAAACAACAACATGTTCACACCGCAAAACAAACCTGTTGAAGCTATTTTGCGTAAACATTACAGCAATTTTAAATGA
- a CDS encoding cellulose synthase family protein — MILETIIIVVYTIALLLIFMYALAQLNLLFNYLSSKKNNASCETFNLSNPAETPFVTIQLPVYNEMYVMERLLDNIAEIDYPKDKLEIQVLDDSTDETVETTKNQINKLKAKGLDIQHITRTNRQGFKAGALKEGLKTAKGDFIAIFDADFLPKKDWLKRTIPYFKDDNIGVVQTRWGHLNRNYSVLTKIQAFALDAHFTLEQVGRNSKGHFINFNGTAGVWRKSCIIDAGNWEGDTLTEDLDLSYRAQLKNWKFKYLEDVETPAELPVAISAARSQQFRWNKGGAENFRKMMWKVLKNKNISAKTKAHGLLHLLNSTMFLNILIVAVLSIPMLYIKNEYTHLKAYFLVMSFFVISTVIFFVCYWIMYRKTYGGGIKNFMNYIGMFFVFFSIAMGFSLHNSIAVLEGHLGKKSEFVRTPKFNINTIKDSWKNNKYLKKTISMHVVFEGLLMLYFAFGMYSAFVVGDQGGDFGLFPFHLMLFLGFGYVFIKSLTSKI, encoded by the coding sequence ATGATTTTAGAAACCATAATTATAGTTGTTTACACCATCGCGTTATTGCTTATATTTATGTATGCTTTGGCACAATTAAACCTCCTATTCAACTATTTATCTTCTAAAAAAAACAATGCTTCCTGTGAAACTTTCAATTTATCAAACCCGGCAGAAACCCCCTTTGTAACCATACAATTGCCCGTTTATAACGAAATGTATGTGATGGAGCGCTTGCTTGATAACATTGCCGAAATAGACTACCCAAAAGATAAATTGGAAATTCAGGTTTTAGACGACTCAACCGACGAGACCGTTGAAACCACAAAAAATCAAATCAATAAACTTAAAGCCAAAGGTTTAGACATTCAGCATATTACCAGAACCAACCGACAAGGTTTTAAAGCTGGAGCACTTAAAGAAGGGTTAAAAACAGCCAAAGGCGATTTTATAGCTATTTTCGATGCCGATTTTCTACCAAAAAAAGATTGGCTAAAACGCACCATTCCGTATTTTAAAGATGATAATATTGGCGTTGTACAAACCCGTTGGGGACACCTCAATCGCAATTATTCCGTATTAACAAAAATTCAGGCCTTTGCATTGGATGCACATTTTACATTGGAGCAAGTGGGCCGTAACAGTAAAGGGCATTTTATAAATTTTAACGGTACAGCCGGTGTTTGGCGCAAAAGCTGCATTATAGATGCTGGCAATTGGGAAGGCGACACACTAACCGAAGACCTCGATTTAAGCTACCGCGCCCAATTAAAAAACTGGAAATTCAAATATCTCGAAGATGTAGAAACACCTGCAGAACTCCCCGTAGCCATTAGCGCAGCACGCTCGCAACAATTTAGATGGAACAAAGGCGGTGCCGAAAACTTTAGAAAAATGATGTGGAAAGTGTTGAAAAACAAAAATATTTCGGCAAAAACAAAAGCCCACGGTCTGCTGCATTTACTAAACAGCACCATGTTTTTAAACATCCTTATAGTGGCCGTATTAAGCATCCCCATGCTTTACATAAAAAACGAGTACACGCACTTAAAAGCCTATTTTTTAGTGATGAGTTTTTTTGTAATAAGTACCGTAATATTTTTTGTTTGCTATTGGATCATGTATCGAAAAACATACGGCGGCGGCATAAAAAACTTTATGAATTACATAGGTATGTTTTTTGTGTTTTTCTCAATAGCCATGGGCTTTTCGCTACACAATTCCATTGCGGTTCTAGAAGGGCATTTAGGCAAAAAAAGCGAATTTGTACGTACCCCAAAATTCAACATTAACACGATAAAAGACAGTTGGAAAAACAACAAATACCTCAAAAAAACAATCTCAATGCACGTTGTTTTCGAGGGGCTATTAATGCTCTATTTCGCCTTTGGCATGTACAGCGCATTTGTAGTGGGCGACCAAGGCGGCGATTTCGGATTGTTCCCCTTTCACCTCATGTTATTTTTAGGTTTTGGCTACGTGTTCATCAAATCGCTCACTTCAAAAATTTAA
- a CDS encoding 4Fe-4S binding protein has protein sequence MKNIQNIGLGLFLTGLGIFISLIFLGKYELTSESFNAIIANKGIKSDLFIDDLKTNVVGKEFINPFSFSSKITSSLKTANETHKQNNEWDKVIWDKPHSFSYQIAKSAGSGMVKENKWLFWWLTFGLGIIGALLFIIPKLITLGPAGIKNNGIYHNAATNRGWIGWFAFIFLVVFYVLLYFRPDYIVNWVYLVDPISKNLNENPASQWFLYGFLYCTVMTVMAVRMYIKYRHNKYQTLRTTSVLFFQIVFAFLIPEILVRFEKPWYDFKNAFPLDYDFFFSWNLNELINSGGLGLFILVWGIVLTLVIVPVMVYFFGKRWYCSWVCGCGGLAETLGDPYRQLSDKSLKAWQLERWLVHGVLVFALVMTGFTLYSYFSGAEAVLGIKTQTIQDIYGFLIGAIFAGVIGTGFYPIFGNRVWCRFGCPLAAYLGIVQRFKSRFRITTNGGQCISCGNCSTYCEMGIDVRAYAQKGENIIRASCVGCGICAAVCPRGVLKLENGPEKGRINPNDILLGNDVDLMDLVNQK, from the coding sequence ATGAAAAACATTCAAAACATAGGGCTTGGTTTATTTTTAACAGGTCTCGGTATATTTATATCGCTCATATTTTTAGGGAAATATGAGTTGACTTCAGAATCATTCAACGCTATAATAGCGAATAAAGGTATTAAAAGCGACCTTTTTATTGATGATTTAAAAACGAACGTAGTTGGAAAAGAATTTATAAATCCGTTTTCATTTTCGTCTAAAATCACATCGTCATTAAAAACAGCAAACGAAACCCACAAACAAAACAACGAATGGGATAAAGTGATTTGGGATAAGCCACATAGCTTCTCGTATCAAATAGCCAAAAGTGCCGGAAGCGGCATGGTTAAAGAAAATAAATGGCTGTTTTGGTGGCTCACTTTTGGCTTGGGCATTATTGGCGCGTTACTATTTATTATTCCAAAGCTTATTACACTTGGGCCTGCGGGCATTAAAAACAATGGTATTTATCATAATGCCGCGACTAACCGCGGATGGATTGGTTGGTTTGCCTTTATATTTTTAGTTGTCTTTTATGTTTTACTCTATTTCAGACCCGATTACATTGTAAACTGGGTTTACCTTGTCGATCCGATAAGCAAAAATCTAAACGAAAATCCAGCAAGTCAATGGTTTTTATATGGCTTTTTATATTGTACTGTAATGACGGTTATGGCAGTGAGAATGTACATAAAATACCGACACAATAAATACCAAACATTACGAACCACATCGGTTTTGTTTTTTCAAATTGTATTTGCCTTTTTAATTCCAGAAATTTTAGTACGATTTGAAAAACCCTGGTACGATTTTAAAAACGCCTTCCCATTGGATTATGATTTCTTTTTTAGCTGGAATTTGAATGAACTTATTAATAGCGGCGGATTAGGCTTGTTTATTTTAGTTTGGGGCATCGTGTTAACCTTGGTTATAGTTCCCGTAATGGTATATTTCTTTGGGAAACGCTGGTATTGCAGTTGGGTTTGCGGCTGCGGTGGATTAGCTGAAACCCTGGGCGACCCGTACAGACAACTATCCGACAAATCATTAAAAGCATGGCAATTAGAGCGCTGGTTGGTACACGGTGTTTTGGTGTTTGCTTTAGTAATGACGGGCTTTACACTTTACTCTTATTTTTCGGGGGCTGAAGCGGTATTAGGTATTAAAACCCAAACCATACAAGATATTTACGGATTTTTAATTGGCGCTATATTCGCCGGGGTTATCGGCACGGGTTTCTATCCTATTTTTGGCAACCGTGTTTGGTGCCGTTTCGGTTGTCCGTTGGCGGCATATTTAGGTATTGTACAGCGTTTTAAATCCCGATTTAGAATTACAACCAATGGTGGCCAATGTATTTCTTGCGGTAATTGTTCCACCTATTGTGAAATGGGAATCGATGTGCGCGCTTATGCCCAAAAAGGCGAAAATATTATACGAGCAAGTTGTGTGGGGTGCGGAATTTGTGCTGCAGTTTGCCCACGAGGTGTTTTAAAGTTAGAAAATGGACCGGAAAAAGGACGCATAAATCCGAACGATATTTTACTGGGGAACGATGTGGATTTAATGGATTTGGTGAATCAGAAGTAA